The Oncorhynchus keta strain PuntledgeMale-10-30-2019 unplaced genomic scaffold, Oket_V2 Un_scaffold_20464_pilon_pilon, whole genome shotgun sequence DNA window GTTGGGGAGGAGAAGGCTGTGTTgagaggtaccagacaaagtcaatcagatcaggctgtgttgagagaggtaccagacaaagtcaatcagaccaggctgtgttgagagaggtaccagacaagAGTCAGTTGACCAGGCTGTgtgagagaggtaccagacaaagtcaatcagacCAGGCTGTGGTGAGAGAGTgtaccagacaaagtcaatcagaccaggctgtgttgagagaggtaccagacaaagtcaatcagaccaggctgtgttgagagaggtaccagacaaagtcaatcagatATAAGGTCTGTGTGTTGAGTAGGTACCAGACAAAGTTCAAGTATaggctgtgttgagagaggtTCAGACAAAGTCTTGGCATCAATCTCCTGTGTTCAATCAGTCTCCTGTGTTTAGAAGGTACCAGACAAATCCaggctgtgtgtttacagacaaatAATCAGTCTCCTGTGTGTTGATAGACAAAGTCAATCAGACCAGGCTGTGTTGAGAGATCAGACCACCTGTGACAAcagacaaagtcaatcagaccaggctgtgttgagagaggtaccagacaaagtcaatcagatcaggctgtgttgagagaggtaccagacaaagtcaatcagaccaggctgtgttgagagaggtaccagacaaagtcaatcagaccaggctgtgttgagagaggtaccagacaaagtcaatcagaccaggctgtgttgagagaggtaccagacaaagtcaatcagatcaggctgtgttgagagaggtaccagacaaagtcaatcagaccaggctgtgttgcagagaggtaccagacaaagtcaatcagatcaggctgtgttgagagaggtaccagacaaagtcaatcagaccaggctgtgttgagagaggtaccagacaaagtcaatcagagtcctcaggctgtgttgagagaggtaccagacaaagtcaatcagaccaggctgtgttgagagaggtaccagacaaagtcaatcagaccaggctgtgttgagagaggtaccagacaaagtcaatcagatcaggctgtgttgagagaggtaccaGGTGTGTCTTACCTGGAGGACAAAGTCAATCAGAccaggctgtgttgagagaggtaccagacaaagtcaatcagatcaggctgtgttgagagaggtacctagacaaagtcaatcagatcaggctgtgttgagagaggtaccagacaacagctccaggctgtgttgagagagggaccagacaaagtcaatcagaccaggctgtgttgagagaggtaccagacaaagtcaatcagaccaggctgtgttgagagaggtaccagacaaagtcaatcagaccaggctgtgttgagagaggtaccagacaaagtcaatcagaccaggctgtgttgagagaggtaccagacaaagtaaatcagaccaggctgtgttgagagaggtaccagacaaagtcaatcagatcaggctgtgttgagagaggtaccagacaaagtcaatcagatcaggctgtgttgagagaggtatcagacaaagtcaatcagaccaggctgtgttgagagaggtaccagacaaagtcaatcagatCAGGCTGCATAAACCAGGGTAGTAACACAGGATCAGGACGGGGGAGGATACAGGAAgggtgtgtaccagtgtgtgtgtcatcaagtgtgtgtgtggtgaccaGAAAAACAGCCAGGCTGTGTTGAGAGTGATTgtaccagacaaagtcaatcTGTATCAGTCTGTGTTGTGTACAGACCAGTGTGTGTTCAGACCAGGCTGTGTGAGTGGTTTGTGTGTCAATGTGTGGCTGTGTTGAGCGGCAGACAAGTGCGGCATAAAACAGGGTAGTAAACAGGATAGGTGGGAGGATACAggaagggtgggtgtgtgtgtatgtgttgtgtgcgTCGTTGCGTGCATgctctgcgtgcgtgtgtgtgtgtgttactcagcTTCCCAGGTTGTCTTGGCATGCAAGCTCTGTTGTTTCCAACCAGTTTCAGTCTCCTGTGTTGTCAACCATATATCAGTCTCCTGTGTTTACAACCATATATCAGTCTCCTGTGTTTACAACCATATATCAGTCTCCTGTGTTTACAACCATATATCAGTCTCCTGTGTTTACAACCATATATCAGTCTCCTTGTTTACAACCATATATCAGTCTCCTGTGTTTACAACCATATATCAGTCTCCTGTGTTTACAACCATATATCAGTCTCCTGTGTTTACCATATATCATTCATTATCTGGATAACCTGATGTCTGCCAAATACTGAACAGGATAATGTTATGGAACAGTGTTCTTACACTCAGCAGCACGGTATGAGGGATGTACGACTGACCTGGCAATGACACATGTTACGCGCACAGCAACAGCATCCCAGCAGCACCTGCCCCAGCTCCCACCAACAGAACAGCACCTGGTAACCTACGGTCAGAAGGATGAGACATGAAAGAGACCGGGAGACCAGCTCTCTCTCACTTGTTTCTGTCTGTTCCACTTCAgctccatctgtctttctcattACCTGTCCAGGTGTGTCTTACCTATTATGGAACTGTCTAAGCTATCCTTCCTCAGAGGATTCTGTTAGCTGTCTCCATCTATCTTTCTCTTTACCTACCCAGGTGTGTCTTACCTGTGGAGGTGGCACAGAGTTGCAGCCTGGCAGAGTCCTGACAGTTGGAGCTGTCCCTATTTATCTCTCACCTGACCCTTTACCTAGCCAGTGTGTCTTACCTGTGGAGGTGGCACAGAGTTGCAGCCTGGCAGAGTCCTGACAGTTGGAGCTGTCCCTATTTATCTCTCACCTGACCCTTTACCTAGCCAGGTGTGTCTTACCTGTGGAGGTGGCACAGAGTTGCAGCCTGGCAGAGTCCTGACAGTTGGAGCTGTCCCTATTTATCTCTCACCTGACCCTTTACCTACCCAGGTGTCTTACCTGTGGAGGTGTCTTACTTGTGGTGGTGTGTCTTACCTGTGGAGGTGTGTCTTACCTGTGGAGGTGTCTCTTACTTGTGGAGGTGTGTCTTACCTATGGAAGTGTGTCTTACCTATGGAGGTGTGTCTTACCTGTGGAGGTGGGTCTTACCTGTGGTGTGTCTTACCTGTGGAGGTGTGTCTTACCTGTGGAGGTGTGTCTTACCTGTGGAGGTGTGTCTTACTTGTGGAGGTGTGTCTTACCTATGGAGGTGTGTCTTACCTATGGAGGTGTGTCTTACCTGTGGAGGTATGTCTTACCTGTGGAGGTGTTTCTTACCTGTGGAGGTGTGTCTTACCTGTGGAGGTGACACAAAGCTGCAGACTGGCAGAGCCCTGAGAGTTGGAGCTGAGGCAAAGTGCAGTGGGCGTGTCTTCTTGTGATTGACGGATGGTGAGAGTACTCCTGAGGCCAATTCTGCCCAGAGGCTCCTCCCTGATGGCCGTGGCTGTGGAATGATTGACATGTCGGCCAGACAGACGCCACTGCACCAAGGGGGCGGGGTTAGCGTGGCTGTCACAGGTACAGCTGACCTGAGATCCGGAGTGGAGGCAGCGAGAGGAGGATGAGATCTGAGGAGCAACTAGAAAGAAGAGACAGAAGAACAAGGAGAGGAATTAACATTTCCTATTCAAGTTTGACCTTCATCCTTATTTTATAGTTTATGAAACTTTGATAACTCATACTGTTTCATTAATTGCTATTATAACTGTTTGCATATCCTACTAAAACAATAACATTAGGGGTTATACCGACTATAACTACAAAATGTTCTGATTTTTGGAGGAGAAAAACTGCTaatcccctgcacattgactgctATAATACATTACTTTAATTCTACTTGTTAATCCAACCCTGAGCCTGCTATGGCTTTTATAGCCTATTGACACTTCTGGCCACTAACAATACTGGCCAAATGTAGTGGAAGCTATAAGCTACATACCTGAGATAACCAGTATAGgcctactatactactataactattatacctactataactacctataactattTACCTAATTATaactattatacctattataactattataactattatacCTACTATAACTATTATAACTACTTAACTATAACTCTATAACTATTATGTTTCATTAATTGCTAACTACTAAACTATTATTTATAATTGACTATAGCCTAAAACTACTATAAAATCTAGGGTTACAATACTTACAACAATGTccctataactactataactaccaACTAGGGTAACACTACTATAACACCTGGTCAACAGccactataactactataactattagCCTACTAAACTTAAAAAACAGAAATTCCTATTATAATAATTCTACTAAAACATACTATTAGTGTAATACATAACTTTATACCTATTATAATTCTTGTTAACTCCAACCGCTAACTACTATACCTACTTTATTAAAATAGGCTTTAACTATTAACCTAGCATAACTATTATGTTTCTACCTCTATTTTTACTATAACTAAAGCTACTGCAACTACTATACCTAATAACTATTATggctactataactactataactactggaagctactataactattataccactataactactattactactgagGACAGACTACTATAACCCAGCCACAAAACTACTATTACAAACACTAACCAGCCAACTATTAGAGGACCTacttacacaagtcagaaatagaataaaattaatcacttacctacTATGATGATAATCTTCATACTGGTTACCACTCACACTACCCCAGTTAActaataaatgtttgttttgtttgataaagtccctctttatatcaaAAACCTATAACTATTATACCTTTGTTTGTTAGTAATACCTACTGTCTCAtaactattataactattatacCTACTATAACTACAGAACTGAAACACAACAAAACAGAAATTCTCATAATAAACATACATAAAAGAAATACTATAATAAACATACATAAAATATACAGGTGTTATACATCGGCTAAAAGAtcaacttcttgttaatccaaccgctgtgtcagatttcaaaaaggctttacggggAAAGCATACCATGTTTCTGCCTCATTTTTAAGAGTAAAAGCCTGCAACAATACCTAAAGACTGGCCAAAtgtagtggaagccatagggatcGTGAACTGGGTCATACGTCTTTGTATGGTGGGTAGGCTTTCAaaggaaaaacagccatttcaaaataatagcatttcctggatggattttGCTCAGGTTTTTGCCCtgctatatcagttctgttatactcacatacattattttaaccgttttggaaactttggagtgttttctataaaataataccaattatatgcatatcctagctgagtaacaggcagtttacatagggcacctcattcatccaaacAACTCAATTCTACCCTCGGCCCCAgaaaggtgaaaaaaaaacaaCTGAATATTTTGGGAGAGTTACGGAATTTTGCAACCTCACTTACACTCCATAGATGCGTTTGTAGTAGCTGACTGATCCTCTCCATGATGATTCTGGGCTTTACAGTAGTATTCTCTTCCGTCAATAACATTCATTGTGGCCTGGATTAGTTTTTGTCCAGAGGCCACAAagtcctccttcccctctctcactgAGTACCAGCGGTAACTGGTCACTGGTGGGTTGGCATCGCTGCTGCAGGTCAGAGTCACTGAACTGTCCTCTAACACAGAATCAGAGGGACTCACAGATACTGACGTGTTCCTGGGAGGATCTGGAGGGGAAGGACAGAATTACCATCAGCTCTGAAAGCACAACAATTGATACTACGactactataactattatacCTACTATAAGtattataactactataactactataactactataactactataactactataactacaaccactactataactattatacctactataactactataactattatacCTACTataactacaaccactactataactactatacctactataactattatacctactataactattatacctactataactactataactactataactactataactactataactactatacctactataactactataactactatacctactataactactataactattatacctactataactactataactattatacctactataactactataactactataactactataactactatacctactataactactataactactatacctactataactactatacctactataactactataactactatacctactataactactataactattatacctactataactactataactactataactactataactattataactatataactactatactactataactattataactactatataactactataactactatactataactattaactactataactactatactataactactataactactataacctactataactattataactactataactactataactactatactataactactataactactataactactataactactataactactataactactataactattatacctactataactactataactactataactactataactattaactactaactactataactactataactactataactactataactattatacctactataactactataactactataactactatacctactataactactatactataactactataactactataactattatacctactataactactataactattatactataactactataactactataactactataactactataactactataactactataactactataactactataactactataactattataactactataactactataactattataactactataactactataactactataactattatacctactataactactataactactataactactataactactataactactataactattatacctactataactactataactactataactattataactactataactactataactataactactataactactataactattataactactataactattatacctactataactattataactattatacCTTATaacctactataactactataactactataactatactatacctactataactactataactactataactactataactactataactattatacctactataactactataactactataactactataactactataactattataactactataactactataactactataactatactataactactataactactataactactataactatactataactattatacctactataactatactataactataactactataactactataactactataactattataactactataactactataactattatacctactataactactataactactataactactattatacctactataactactataactactataactactataactactataactactataactactataactactataactactataactactataactattatactactataactactataactatacctactataactactataactactataactactataactactataactattataactataactactataactattataactactataactactatatactactatactactactataactattataactactatactactataactactataactattatacctactataactactataactattatacctactataactactataactactataactactatactactataactactataactactataactattatacctactataactactataactactataactactataactactataactactataactactataactattataaCTTAtacctactataactactataactattatacctactataactactactataactattataaCTACTATAaactatatactactataactattatactattataactataactactataactactataactatactatatactactataactactataactactataactactataactactataactattatactactataactactataactattataactattatacctactatactataactactataactactataactactataactactataactactataactattataactataactactataactactataactataactactataactactataactactataactactataactattatacctactataactatactataactactataactactataactattatactataactactataactactataactactatactactataactATACCTACTATAAACtaactataactactataactactataactactataactactataactactataactactataactactataactactataactattataactactataactactataactactataactactataattatactataactactatacctactataactactataactactataactattataactactataactattataactataactactataactactataactattataactattatactataactactataactactataactactataactatactataactactataactactaactactataactattataactattatacctactataactactataactactataactactataactactataactactataactactataactactataactactataactactataactattatactatactataactattatactactataactactataactattatactataactataactactataactactataactactataactactataactactataactactataactactataactactataactactataactactataactactataactattatacctactataactactataactactatactactataactactatacctactataactactataactattatacctactataactactataactattatacctactataactattataactactataactactataactattataactataactactataactactataactactataactattatactataactactataactactataactactataactattatacctactataactactataactactataactactataactactataactattatactactataactataactactataactatataCCTATATATACTATAACTATTATACCTATAACTATTatactactataactattataactactataactactataactactataactactataactactataactactataactaactactataactattatacctactataactactataactactataaactataactactataactattataactactataactattatacctactataactactactattataccactactataactactataatactataactactataactactataactattatactactataactactataactactataactactataactactataactactataactactataactactataactattataataactattataactattatacctactatactattactattatacctactataactactataactactactataactactataactactataactactataactactataactattataactactataactactataactactataactactataactactataactactataactactataactactataactactataactactataactactataactattatacctactataactactataactactataactactataactactatacctactataactactataactactatacctactataactactataactactatacctactataactactataactattatacctactataactactataactattatacctactataactactataactattatacCTACTataactacaaccactactataactactataactactataactactataactactataactactataactactataactactataactattataactactataactactataactactataactactataactactataactactataactattatacctactataactactataactactataactactagaACTATTAGAACTACTAGAACTATTAGAACTACTAGAACTATTAGAACTACTATAACAACTACTATAACTATTAGAACTATTAGAACTACTAGAACTAttattatactactactactactatatactactactattataattactataactactattagaactactataactactattataactgctataactactataactactataactactataactactataactactataactattatacctactataactactataactactataactactataactactataactactataactactataactactataactactataactactataactactataactactataactactataactattatacctactataactactataactactataactactataactactataactactataactactataactactataactattataactactataactactataactactataactattataactactataactactatacctactataactactatacctactataactattactaaCACCATTACAACAGACCTTTGTGGAATTACTAGCCTGTGTTTATCAGATTGTGTTTATAATCAGTGGTTCCCAGACATGGTTGTGCCATGACCCAACAAGGGCCATTTAAATGTTGATCCATGGGATAATGGAAGTAATGTGGTTTACCAGATCTAGAATTTAAGTGGGTGACCCTCCAAAATACTCATTGCCTGGTAAACATTACCACTGACTTGCATCAACAATATGGACCTGTCCCATTTGGGGGCACATTACGTGATGTTTATGATATTAAAACGTACACTGAATGTCGAGCTGGATCGTTGTTGAGGTGTCCGATCCGTGTTGATTTTTAGCTACGCAGAAGTACTGTGTATTACCATGGACATTAGCTACTGTGTACGTCTGTTCAACTCCTATCACACAGCGTGTTTCGCTCTCGTCGACTGAGTACCAGTTATAGCTGGACACTGGTGGGTTGGCATCACTGATGCAGGTCAGAGTCACTGAACTGCCCTTCAACACGGGACCAGAGGAATTCACTGATACTGACGTGTTTCTGGGAGGATCTGGAGAGATAGATTGGTATCTGCATTAATAcacaacaagaagaagaagaagaagaagaagaagaagaagaagaagaagaagaagaagaagaagaagaagaagaagaagaagaagaagaagaagaagaagaagcgaCTGAGTACCAGTTATAGCTGGACACTGGTGGGTTGGCATCACTGATGCAGGTCAGTGAActgaagaacaagaagaagaagaagaacaagaagaagaagaagaacaagaagaagaagaagaagaacaagaagaagaagaagaagaagaagaagaacaagaagaagaacaagaagaagaagaagaagaagaagaagaagaagaagaagaagaagaacaagaagaagaagaagaagaacaagaagaagaagaagaagaagaagaacaagaagaagaagaagaagaagaagaagaagaaagaagaagaagaagaagaagaagaagaagaacaagaagaagaagaagaacaagaagaagaacaagaagaagaacaagaagaagaagaaaaagaagaagaagaagaacaagaagaagaacaagaagaagaacaagaagaagaagaagaagaacaagaagaagaagaagaagaagaagaagaacaagaagaagaagaagaacaagaagaagaacaagaagaagaagaagaacaagaagaagaacaagaagaagaagaagaagaagaagaagaacaagaagaagaagaagaagaagaagaacaagaagaagaagaagaacaagaagaagaacaagaagaagaagaagaagaagaagaagaacaagaagaagaagaagaagaagaagaagaagaacaagaagaagaagaagaacaagaagaagaacaagaagaagaacaagaagaagaaaaagaagaacaGCATTGTTGAATAACTGCCAAAAATGTTTGGCGATGGTTGAATTGGTcttgtagctacagtatacatacactgTACAACCACTTCTATCAGCGTTGAGTTCTGTCCTCCGTGGTCGTTTCTGCCCTCACAGTAAAACTGGTGGACTTCTGCAGACACACTGGTCTCAAGCCTCGTCCCAACCCCAAGCCGTGTCGCCTGGTCTCCCTTCACACTGTACCAGGTGAAGCTGCTTACTGGTGGGTTGCCATTGCTGCTGCAGGTCAGAATCACCATCGCACCATCAAACACGGGTCCAGATGGGGtgactgacacagacatggtttTAGGACCATCTGGAGGGAAATAGACAATACacatgttatactgtatgtatatatatatatgccatttagcagacgcttttatccaaagcgacttacagtcatgtgtgcatacattctacatatgggtggtcccgggaatcgaacccactaccctggcgttacaagcgccatgctctaccaactgagctacagaaggaccgtgtGACCTGTGTGACTCAAGGCTTCATTAGCCTCCTGAGCTAAAGCCTTTTTAACACCAGTATTATATAGGCTTATGTATCTTTACAGACTCG harbors:
- the LOC118381566 gene encoding B-cell receptor CD22, with the protein product MRRTTISIRGIIIRTIVEFLHFFVCFKKNISRCWKLLHEMKGAERLIFLGWLLTGTLCHGGVEGTVCTNPPRNTSVSVIPSGEVLEGSSVTLTCSSDANPPGISYRWYSVRAGDTRSTGYGPVLRTKIWADNTHFYCEAQNTCGAHNSTITKVTVWYGPKTMSVSVTPSGPVFDGAMVILTCSSNGNPPVSSFTWYSVKGDQATRLGVGTRLETSVSAEVHQFYCEGRNDHGGQNSTLIEVVVQYPPRNTSVSVNSSGPVLKGSSVTLTCISDANPPVSSYNWYSVDESETRCVIGVEQTYTVANVHGNTQYFCVAKNQHGSDTSTTIQLDIQYPPRNTSVSVSPSDSVLEDSSVTLTCSSDANPPVTSYRWYSVREGKEDFVASGQKLIQATMNVIDGREYYCKAQNHHGEDQSATTNASMEFAPQISSSSRCLHSGSQVSCTCDSHANPAPLVQWRLSGRHVNHSTATAIREEPLGRIGLRSTLTIRQSQEDTPTALCLSSNSQGSASLQLCVTSTGKTHLHR